A window of the Thermithiobacillus tepidarius DSM 3134 genome harbors these coding sequences:
- a CDS encoding IS5 family transposase: VADIEQAAALIQDQPAEFIVADKGYDSDAFVETITTQGGQAVIPPRSNRLNPRSFDRHIYKSRNLIERFFARIKQFRRIATRYDKLAHSFLSFVHLACSIVWLA, translated from the coding sequence GGTCGCCGACATCGAACAGGCCGCAGCACTGATCCAGGATCAGCCGGCCGAATTCATCGTGGCCGACAAGGGCTACGATTCGGATGCCTTCGTCGAAACAATTACGACGCAGGGCGGTCAGGCGGTAATCCCGCCGCGTTCCAACCGACTCAACCCCCGCTCGTTCGACCGGCATATCTACAAGAGCCGCAATCTGATCGAGCGTTTCTTCGCTCGCATCAAGCAATTCAGACGCATCGCCACGCGTTACGACAAGCTCGCCCACTCCTTCCTGTCGTTCGTCCATCTGGCTTGTTCCATCGTCTGGTTGGCTTGA
- a CDS encoding carbohydrate porin, with protein sequence MKKRAIVAAIGLALGSQGALAADASVEQKIEILQQEIEALKAQLNTSAQPAAGAPAAQPQAAAAAAGTGPSLPGHAAGDYWEPRLQQSRTVIGGYGEINYNNYRDSSKNDVLDLKRFILFFGHNFNDWISLRSELEVEHAFVEGGEDSGEVAMEQAYLNFHFSDRFNLRTGLQLMPLGFLNETHEPPTYYGVERNEVETRIIPSTWRELAVGLQGEAVPGLEYNVGVSTAPDASKFGNPANGFRSMRQSGGQANANEFAVYGALNYRGLPGLLVGGGVFTGNTGGRKDAAGNSLVGGDARLTLWDLHAQYNWQNLQVRALYARGTLDDAGAISAATASTAPKAFYGWYVEPAYTVWRKGDMRLTPFARYERYNTQDEVAAGLVADPKNDERVLTYGASLYPTRNVVFKADYQDFDKDDAKDRFNLGVGYMF encoded by the coding sequence ATGAAGAAACGTGCCATTGTGGCCGCCATCGGCCTGGCGCTCGGCAGCCAAGGCGCGCTGGCGGCCGATGCCAGCGTGGAGCAGAAGATCGAGATCCTGCAGCAGGAAATCGAAGCCCTGAAGGCCCAGCTCAACACCAGCGCCCAGCCCGCCGCCGGCGCGCCGGCCGCACAGCCGCAAGCTGCCGCTGCCGCTGCCGGCACCGGCCCGAGCCTGCCCGGCCATGCCGCCGGAGACTACTGGGAGCCGCGCCTGCAGCAAAGCCGCACCGTCATCGGCGGCTACGGCGAGATCAACTACAACAATTACCGCGACTCCAGCAAGAACGACGTCCTTGACCTGAAGCGCTTCATCCTCTTCTTCGGCCACAACTTCAACGACTGGATCAGCCTGCGCTCCGAGCTCGAAGTGGAGCACGCCTTCGTCGAGGGCGGCGAGGACAGCGGCGAGGTGGCCATGGAGCAGGCCTACCTGAACTTCCATTTCAGCGACCGCTTCAACCTGCGCACCGGCTTGCAGCTCATGCCCCTGGGCTTCCTGAACGAGACCCACGAGCCGCCCACCTACTACGGCGTGGAACGCAACGAGGTGGAAACCCGCATCATTCCCTCCACCTGGCGCGAATTGGCCGTCGGCCTGCAGGGCGAGGCGGTGCCGGGGCTGGAGTACAACGTGGGCGTGAGTACCGCGCCCGACGCCAGCAAGTTCGGCAATCCCGCCAACGGCTTCCGCTCCATGCGCCAAAGCGGCGGCCAGGCCAACGCCAACGAGTTCGCTGTCTACGGCGCCCTCAACTACCGCGGCCTGCCGGGCCTGCTGGTGGGCGGCGGCGTGTTCACCGGCAACACCGGCGGCCGCAAGGACGCGGCCGGCAACTCGCTCGTCGGCGGCGACGCCCGCCTGACCCTGTGGGATCTGCATGCCCAGTACAACTGGCAGAACCTGCAGGTGCGCGCGCTCTACGCCCGCGGCACGCTGGACGATGCCGGCGCCATCTCCGCCGCTACGGCGAGCACCGCGCCCAAGGCCTTCTACGGCTGGTACGTCGAGCCGGCCTACACCGTGTGGCGCAAGGGCGACATGCGCCTGACCCCCTTCGCCCGCTACGAGCGCTACAACACCCAGGACGAAGTGGCGGCGGGCCTCGTGGCCGATCCCAAGAACGACGAGCGGGTGCTCACCTATGGGGCGAGCCTCTACCCGACCCGCAACGTGGTCTTCAAGGCCGATTACCAGGACTTCGACAAGGACGACGCCAAGGACCGCTTCAACCTGGGCGTGGGCTACATGTTCTGA
- a CDS encoding DUF2325 domain-containing protein translates to MHAVLVGADQLGNIPKVLQRFGIRIEAHISGRDPAHQRKLPGLPRRANLVVLFTDFLGHNVMRHYRQLAQRAGVPVLACRRSAACLEQELQCALGRVPRARSDNANGNQDLPCAHCPHRTR, encoded by the coding sequence ATGCACGCTGTCCTTGTCGGCGCCGACCAGCTCGGCAACATCCCGAAGGTGCTGCAGCGCTTCGGCATTCGCATCGAGGCGCACATCAGCGGCCGCGACCCGGCGCATCAGCGCAAGCTGCCGGGGCTGCCGCGCCGCGCCAACCTGGTGGTACTCTTTACCGACTTTCTGGGCCATAATGTGATGCGCCATTACCGGCAGCTGGCCCAGCGCGCGGGCGTGCCGGTGCTGGCCTGCCGGCGCTCGGCCGCCTGCCTGGAGCAGGAGCTGCAATGCGCCCTGGGCCGCGTGCCGCGCGCCCGCTCCGACAACGCGAACGGAAACCAAGATCTGCCATGCGCCCATTGCCCGCATCGTACCCGCTGA
- a CDS encoding FMN-binding protein produces MRPLPASYPLILLLLLGLLAALPARAGSQVYLSPEQFLSETFGGSVPKPAVLWITRPMQAELAGILGHPPSQLRQRYWSDGQKTAWILEEIGKEEPITAGFVVGPDGRITTSRVLIYRESRGMEVRYPAFLRQFNGAGLKADRHLDRQVDGISGATLSVWAMERMARAALYLTQQTRAK; encoded by the coding sequence ATGCGCCCATTGCCCGCATCGTACCCGCTGATCCTGCTGCTTTTGCTGGGCCTTCTGGCCGCCCTGCCGGCCCGGGCCGGCAGCCAGGTGTATCTCAGCCCCGAGCAGTTCCTGAGCGAGACCTTCGGCGGCAGCGTGCCGAAGCCCGCCGTGCTGTGGATCACCCGGCCCATGCAGGCGGAGCTCGCCGGCATCCTGGGCCATCCGCCCAGCCAGTTGCGCCAGCGCTACTGGAGCGACGGTCAAAAGACCGCCTGGATCCTGGAGGAGATCGGCAAGGAGGAGCCCATCACCGCCGGCTTCGTGGTGGGGCCGGATGGGCGCATCACGACCAGCCGCGTGCTCATCTATCGGGAATCGCGCGGCATGGAAGTGCGCTATCCCGCCTTTCTTCGCCAGTTCAACGGCGCCGGCCTGAAGGCGGATCGGCACCTGGACCGCCAAGTGGACGGCATCAGCGGCGCCACCCTGTCGGTCTGGGCCATGGAGCGCATGGCGCGCGCCGCGCTCTATCTGACTCAGCAAACCCGCGCCAAATGA
- a CDS encoding PepSY domain-containing protein, with translation MNARFKWLRLTRHWHARLGVLAAVFFLILVITGVALNHTETLQLDQRRVQAAWLLDWYGLQAQTPQQGFVFSDGYFAWQAGTWVLDGRVLGRDLPAPVGAVQADGIRYLADAHGLSLYQRDGQRVDRLDATTLPATPIQALGLGGTAVIIRTPRGDFASSNGGLDWTAWRDGTVQWSRPAPLPAGQRAQVRQLLAPSLPLEQVLLDLHSGRLFGRFGPYLMDLAALVLLGLSLSGAWIYWQSIRRP, from the coding sequence ATGAATGCCCGCTTCAAGTGGCTGCGCCTGACCCGCCACTGGCATGCCCGCCTGGGCGTGCTGGCGGCCGTGTTCTTTCTGATCCTCGTGATCACGGGCGTGGCCCTGAATCACACCGAGACGCTCCAGCTCGACCAGCGGCGGGTGCAGGCCGCCTGGCTGCTGGACTGGTACGGCCTGCAGGCGCAGACGCCGCAGCAGGGCTTCGTTTTCAGCGACGGCTACTTCGCCTGGCAGGCGGGCACCTGGGTGCTGGATGGCCGCGTGTTGGGCCGCGATCTGCCCGCGCCGGTGGGGGCGGTGCAGGCGGACGGCATCCGCTACCTTGCCGACGCCCACGGCCTGAGCCTCTATCAGCGCGACGGCCAGCGGGTGGACCGCCTGGACGCCACCACGCTGCCGGCCACCCCGATCCAGGCCCTGGGCCTCGGCGGCACGGCAGTGATCATCCGCACGCCGCGGGGCGATTTCGCCAGCAGCAATGGCGGCCTCGACTGGACCGCTTGGCGGGACGGGACGGTGCAGTGGAGCCGCCCGGCGCCCCTGCCGGCCGGCCAGCGCGCGCAAGTGCGGCAACTGCTGGCGCCCAGCCTGCCGCTGGAGCAGGTGCTGCTGGACCTGCACAGCGGCCGCCTTTTCGGCCGCTTCGGCCCCTACCTGATGGATCTCGCCGCGCTCGTCCTGCTGGGGCTGAGCCTGAGCGGCGCCTGGATCTACTGGCAAAGCATCCGCCGCCCGTGA
- a CDS encoding lysophospholipid acyltransferase family protein yields MSEATVSRRHRLEAGLARLVLAVSARLPAALRSRLGRGLGHLVRVTLRRPRRIAARNLALCFPALDGAARAALLREHFCQLGEAALELGFLWRGARDDFERRVQVEGMEHWHAARAQGKGVIFLSAHLGSWESCVLYGSLLGRFSALYMPVHNPAFNRLMVQGRERFGTQLIPKDRGLRPLLSALKRGETVGMLADQNVDPSEGVFAPLFGIPASTSYTVARLSRRTGAPVINAFCYRLPHGRGFRLVFRPMPTDYPSGDDVRDAATMNAILEAAIREAPAQYWWVHRRFKDQPAGQPDLYAD; encoded by the coding sequence GTGAGCGAAGCGACCGTTTCCCGCCGCCACCGTCTGGAAGCGGGGCTGGCCCGGCTGGTGCTGGCCGTATCCGCGCGCCTGCCCGCCGCCCTGCGCAGCCGCCTGGGCCGCGGCCTCGGCCATCTGGTGCGCGTGACCCTGCGCCGCCCGCGCCGGATCGCCGCGCGCAACCTGGCGCTGTGCTTTCCGGCGCTAGACGGCGCAGCGCGCGCTGCGTTGCTGCGCGAGCACTTCTGCCAATTGGGCGAGGCGGCCCTGGAGCTGGGTTTCCTGTGGCGCGGCGCACGCGATGACTTCGAAAGGCGGGTGCAGGTGGAGGGCATGGAGCACTGGCACGCCGCCCGCGCGCAAGGCAAGGGGGTGATCTTTCTGAGCGCCCATCTCGGCAGCTGGGAAAGCTGCGTGCTCTACGGCAGCCTGCTGGGCCGTTTCTCCGCCCTGTACATGCCGGTCCACAATCCGGCCTTCAACCGCTTGATGGTGCAGGGCCGCGAACGCTTCGGCACGCAGTTGATCCCCAAGGACCGCGGCCTGCGTCCGCTCCTGTCCGCCCTCAAGCGCGGCGAAACGGTCGGCATGCTGGCCGATCAGAACGTGGACCCCAGCGAAGGCGTCTTCGCGCCGCTCTTCGGCATCCCGGCCAGCACCAGCTACACGGTCGCCCGCCTCAGCCGGCGCACCGGCGCGCCGGTGATCAACGCCTTCTGCTACCGGCTGCCCCATGGCCGGGGCTTCCGCCTGGTCTTCCGGCCCATGCCGACGGACTACCCCAGCGGCGACGACGTCCGCGACGCCGCCACCATGAACGCCATCCTGGAAGCGGCCATCCGCGAGGCGCCGGCGCAGTACTGGTGGGTGCACCGGCGCTTCAAGGATCAGCCGGCGGGCCAGCCGGATCTGTATGCGGATTGA
- the adeC gene encoding AdeC/AdeK/OprM family multidrug efflux complex outer membrane factor — MKKIALSMSLAALALSGCSMIPSYERPSAPVSQTWPQGPAYEASAADAGGVPAAQLGWREFFTDPRLQRLIQIALENNRDLREAALNVQLYQSTYRIQRAELFPAVSADAQGQRQHIPASFSPFISGRGITYNQYTATLGLTAYELDFFGRVRSLEAAALQNYFATLEARRSAQISLIAAVANAYLTWQADQQLLQVTRDTLAAYQQSYELTEKSFQAGVASGLDVRQSQTALEAARANLAQYTRQVAEDENALTLLLGAPLPADLPPGRDLAQDGLLRPLPAGLPAEVLQQRPDILQAEYALKAANANIGAARAAFFPRISLTASAGTASRELSGLFGDNSGYWTFAPRISLPIFTAGSLRASLDVARIQKDINVVRYERAIQAAFREVADGLAARATYASQLQAQEDLVKSSQDYYRLAQLRYRQGVDNYLTVLDAQRSLYNAQQGLLNVRLNQLVGQVNLYKALGGGWFEHTQASAAPAG; from the coding sequence ATGAAGAAAATCGCACTGTCCATGAGCCTGGCCGCCCTGGCGTTGTCCGGCTGCTCCATGATCCCGAGCTACGAGCGGCCTTCGGCGCCGGTCAGCCAGACCTGGCCGCAGGGGCCGGCCTATGAGGCATCGGCAGCGGACGCCGGCGGCGTGCCGGCGGCCCAGCTGGGCTGGCGCGAGTTCTTCACCGATCCGCGCCTGCAGCGCCTGATCCAGATCGCCCTTGAGAACAATCGCGACTTGCGCGAGGCGGCCCTGAACGTCCAGCTCTACCAATCGACCTACCGCATCCAGCGCGCCGAGCTTTTTCCCGCGGTCAGCGCCGATGCCCAGGGCCAGCGCCAGCATATTCCGGCAAGTTTTTCGCCGTTTATAAGCGGTCGCGGCATCACTTACAACCAGTACACCGCCACTCTCGGCCTCACCGCCTATGAGCTGGACTTCTTCGGCCGCGTGCGCAGCCTGGAGGCGGCGGCCCTGCAGAACTACTTCGCCACGCTGGAGGCCCGCCGCAGTGCGCAGATCAGTCTGATTGCGGCGGTGGCCAACGCCTATCTGACCTGGCAGGCCGACCAGCAACTGCTGCAGGTGACCCGCGACACCCTGGCCGCCTATCAGCAATCCTACGAGCTGACCGAGAAGAGCTTCCAGGCCGGGGTAGCCTCCGGCCTGGACGTGCGCCAGTCGCAGACGGCGCTGGAGGCCGCGCGGGCAAACCTGGCGCAGTACACCCGCCAGGTGGCCGAGGACGAGAACGCGCTGACCCTGCTGCTCGGCGCGCCGTTGCCGGCCGATCTGCCGCCCGGGCGCGATCTCGCCCAGGATGGCCTGCTGCGTCCCTTGCCGGCCGGATTGCCGGCCGAGGTGCTGCAGCAGCGGCCTGACATCCTGCAGGCGGAGTACGCCTTGAAAGCGGCCAACGCCAACATCGGCGCGGCGCGCGCGGCCTTTTTCCCGCGCATCAGCCTCACCGCCAGCGCCGGCACCGCCAGCCGCGAGCTGTCCGGTCTCTTTGGCGACAATTCCGGCTACTGGACCTTCGCGCCGCGCATCAGCCTGCCCATCTTCACCGCCGGCAGCCTGCGCGCCAGCCTGGACGTCGCCCGCATTCAGAAGGACATCAACGTGGTCCGCTACGAGCGGGCGATCCAGGCGGCCTTCCGCGAGGTGGCCGACGGCTTGGCCGCCCGCGCGACCTACGCCAGCCAGCTGCAGGCGCAGGAGGATCTGGTCAAGAGCAGCCAGGATTACTACCGGCTGGCGCAGCTGCGCTATCGGCAGGGCGTCGACAATTATCTCACGGTGCTCGACGCGCAGCGCTCCCTGTACAACGCGCAGCAGGGCCTGCTCAACGTCCGCTTGAACCAGCTGGTGGGCCAGGTCAACCTTTACAAAGCCCTGGGCGGCGGGTGGTTCGAGCATACCCAGGCCAGCGCCGCGCCGGCCGGCTGA
- a CDS encoding efflux RND transporter permease subunit: MSNFFIDRPIFAWVIAILIMLGGTLAVLNLPINQYPNIAPPAISISVTYPGASAQTVQDTVVQVIEQQMNGLDGLRYISSESNSDGSMNILVTFEQGTDPDIAQVQVQNKLQLALPMLPQAVQQQGLRVAKYQRNFFMVIGLVSTDGSMDRQDLSDYVASTLRDPLARTPGVGDFQVFGTQYAMRIWLDPAKLDNYQLTVSDVAAAIRAQNVQIASGQLGGLPAMPGQQLNATVIGKTLLSTPEEFGKILLKVNPDGSQVRLRDVAEVSLGGESYAINAQYNGMPSSGMALRLATGANALDTAKAVRATIASLEPSLPPGAKIVIPYDTTPVVSASIHEVVKTLAEAIVLVFLVMFLFLQSFRATLIPTIAVPVVLLGTFGVLAAFGYTINTLTMFAMVLAIGLLVDDAIVVVENVERVMHEEKLSAREATRKSMGQIQGALVGIGVVLSAVFLPMAFFGGSAGTIYRQFSITIVSAMVLSVLVALIFTPALSATLLRPSDAEHQEKRGFFGWFNRQFHHGVDRYERSVAGILRHRAIFMAFYLVIVGAVALLYHRVPSAFLPPEDQGVIFAQVTTPPGSTAERTQAVLDQMREYFMKNEAKSLKGIFTVSGFNFSGRGQSAGMGFVQLKAWEERPGAENGAAAIAERAMKALHSIKDAMVFAVVPPAVLELGNATGFDFYLQDQGGLGHDALMAARNQFLMQASQSPDLVRVRPNGLNDEPQYRLLIDDEKLRTFGVSEADLNQTLSTAWGSSYINDFIDRGRVKRVYVQGQADARMNPEDFNKWYVRNEQGQMVSLASLVRGEWGYGSPKLERFNGFPAVEIMGEPAPGFSTGQAMERVLQIASQLPQGLKVAWTGVSYEERMSGSQAPLLYGLSLLVIFLSLAALYESWAIPFAVMLAVPLGVLGVFLAAWLRGLSNDIYLQIALLITMGLTAKNAILIVEFAKVLHEKQGKSLFESAVEAARLRLRPIIMTSMAFVLGVLPLAVATGAGAGSQRDIGTGVVGGMLTATFLAIFWIPLFFVLVTRRVDHRKARRAAAAKHEGEGA, from the coding sequence ATGTCGAACTTTTTCATCGACCGGCCCATCTTTGCCTGGGTGATCGCCATTCTGATCATGTTGGGCGGCACCCTCGCCGTCCTGAACCTGCCGATCAACCAGTATCCCAACATCGCGCCGCCGGCCATTTCCATCAGCGTGACCTATCCCGGCGCTTCGGCGCAGACCGTCCAGGATACGGTGGTGCAGGTCATCGAGCAGCAGATGAACGGGCTCGACGGGCTGCGCTACATCTCCTCGGAAAGCAATTCCGACGGCAGCATGAACATCCTGGTCACCTTCGAGCAGGGCACGGACCCCGACATCGCCCAGGTGCAGGTGCAGAATAAGCTGCAGCTGGCCTTGCCGATGCTGCCGCAGGCGGTGCAGCAGCAGGGGTTGCGCGTGGCCAAATACCAGCGCAATTTCTTCATGGTGATCGGCTTGGTCTCGACCGACGGCAGCATGGACCGCCAGGATCTGTCCGACTACGTGGCCTCAACCCTGCGCGATCCGCTTGCCCGGACGCCCGGCGTGGGCGACTTTCAGGTCTTCGGCACCCAGTACGCCATGCGCATCTGGCTGGATCCGGCCAAGCTCGACAACTATCAGCTGACGGTCAGCGACGTGGCCGCGGCCATCCGGGCGCAGAACGTGCAGATCGCGTCCGGCCAGCTCGGCGGCCTGCCGGCCATGCCGGGCCAGCAGCTCAACGCCACCGTCATCGGCAAGACACTGCTGAGCACCCCGGAGGAGTTCGGCAAGATCCTCCTGAAGGTGAATCCCGACGGCTCGCAGGTGCGCCTGCGGGACGTCGCCGAGGTGAGCCTGGGCGGCGAGAGCTACGCCATCAACGCGCAATACAACGGCATGCCCTCGTCCGGCATGGCCCTGCGCCTGGCCACCGGCGCCAACGCCCTGGACACCGCCAAGGCGGTGCGCGCCACCATCGCCAGCCTGGAGCCGTCGCTGCCGCCGGGCGCAAAGATCGTCATTCCCTATGACACCACGCCGGTGGTGAGCGCCTCGATCCACGAGGTGGTCAAGACCCTGGCCGAGGCCATCGTGCTGGTCTTCCTGGTGATGTTCCTGTTCCTGCAGAGTTTCCGGGCGACTCTGATCCCCACCATCGCCGTGCCGGTGGTGCTCCTGGGGACCTTCGGCGTGCTGGCGGCCTTCGGCTACACCATCAACACCCTGACCATGTTCGCCATGGTGCTCGCCATCGGCCTGCTGGTGGACGATGCCATCGTCGTGGTGGAAAACGTCGAGCGGGTAATGCACGAGGAGAAGCTCTCGGCGCGCGAGGCCACCCGCAAGTCCATGGGCCAGATCCAGGGCGCCCTGGTAGGCATCGGCGTGGTGCTGTCGGCGGTCTTCCTGCCCATGGCCTTTTTCGGCGGCTCCGCCGGCACCATCTACCGGCAGTTCTCCATCACCATCGTCTCGGCCATGGTGCTGTCGGTGCTGGTGGCCCTGATCTTCACGCCCGCGCTGTCGGCGACCCTGCTGCGTCCCAGCGATGCCGAGCATCAGGAGAAGCGGGGCTTTTTCGGCTGGTTCAACCGCCAGTTCCATCACGGCGTGGACCGCTATGAGCGCAGCGTGGCCGGCATCCTGCGCCACCGGGCCATTTTCATGGCTTTCTACCTGGTCATCGTGGGCGCCGTGGCGCTCCTGTACCACCGCGTCCCCTCGGCCTTCCTGCCGCCGGAGGACCAGGGCGTGATCTTCGCCCAGGTGACGACGCCGCCCGGCTCCACCGCGGAGCGCACCCAGGCGGTGCTGGACCAGATGCGCGAGTACTTCATGAAAAACGAGGCGAAGTCGTTGAAGGGCATCTTCACCGTGAGCGGCTTCAATTTCTCGGGACGCGGGCAAAGCGCCGGCATGGGCTTCGTCCAGCTCAAGGCCTGGGAGGAGCGCCCGGGTGCGGAGAACGGCGCCGCCGCCATCGCCGAGCGCGCCATGAAAGCGTTGCACAGCATCAAGGACGCCATGGTCTTCGCAGTGGTTCCGCCGGCGGTGCTGGAGCTCGGCAACGCCACGGGCTTCGATTTCTACCTGCAGGATCAGGGCGGCCTGGGCCACGATGCCCTGATGGCGGCGCGCAACCAGTTCCTGATGCAGGCCTCGCAAAGCCCGGATCTGGTGCGCGTGCGTCCCAATGGCCTGAATGACGAACCGCAGTACCGGCTGCTCATCGACGATGAAAAGCTGCGTACCTTCGGCGTCTCGGAAGCGGATCTGAACCAGACCTTGTCCACCGCCTGGGGGTCGAGCTACATCAACGACTTCATCGATCGCGGCCGGGTCAAGCGCGTCTATGTGCAGGGCCAGGCGGACGCGCGCATGAATCCCGAGGATTTCAACAAGTGGTACGTCCGCAACGAGCAGGGACAGATGGTGTCCCTGGCCAGCCTGGTGCGCGGCGAATGGGGTTACGGCTCGCCCAAGCTGGAACGCTTCAACGGCTTTCCCGCGGTCGAGATCATGGGCGAGCCGGCGCCGGGCTTCAGCACCGGCCAGGCCATGGAGCGGGTGCTGCAGATCGCCAGCCAACTGCCGCAGGGCTTGAAGGTCGCGTGGACCGGCGTGTCCTATGAAGAGCGCATGAGCGGCTCGCAGGCACCGCTGCTCTACGGGCTGTCCCTGCTGGTGATCTTCCTGAGCCTGGCCGCGCTCTATGAAAGCTGGGCGATCCCCTTCGCGGTGATGCTGGCGGTGCCGCTGGGCGTGCTCGGCGTGTTCCTGGCCGCCTGGCTGCGCGGGCTGTCCAACGACATCTACCTGCAGATCGCCCTTTTGATCACCATGGGCCTGACCGCCAAGAACGCCATCCTGATCGTGGAGTTCGCCAAGGTGCTGCATGAAAAGCAGGGCAAGAGCCTGTTCGAGTCGGCGGTCGAGGCCGCGAGGCTGCGGCTGCGGCCGATCATCATGACCTCCATGGCCTTCGTGCTCGGCGTGTTGCCGCTCGCCGTCGCCACCGGCGCTGGCGCCGGCAGCCAGCGCGACATCGGCACCGGCGTGGTGGGCGGCATGCTGACCGCCACCTTCCTGGCGATTTTCTGGATTCCGCTGTTCTTCGTGCTGGTCACCCGGCGCGTCGATCACCGCAAGGCGCGTCGGGCCGCAGCCGCAAAGCATGAAGGGGAAGGGGCATGA
- a CDS encoding efflux RND transporter periplasmic adaptor subunit, with protein sequence MRIQSAHLTPALLFLGALTLTACGKDDKPAGPPKMQPEVGVVRIVPQTVTLSTELPGRTVAYRIAEVRPQVGGILQRRLFHESSEVKAGQPLYQIAPAPFEATLKSAQAALARAEATLASNKLKVERYRQLVDVNAISRQEYDDAQATLRQNEAAISEARAAVQSAKINLGYTRVTAPIGGRIGRSLVTEGALVTADQPTALTTVTQLDPIYVDISQPATELLRLRRELESGQLQRASGSAAKVRLVLEDGSEYAQDGKMEITEVTVDPSTGSVALRAVFPNPDRLLLPGMFVRARLQEGVREQAILAPQQGVTRNPKGEPTALVVGPGNKVEQRVLKTERTVGNMWLVSEGLKPGDQLITEGLQFIHPGDVVRVKPATNVGGPAAPGQAGPAASMARSAQ encoded by the coding sequence GGAAGTCGGCGTGGTCCGGATCGTGCCGCAGACGGTGACGCTGAGCACGGAGCTGCCCGGTCGCACCGTGGCCTATCGCATTGCCGAGGTGCGGCCGCAGGTGGGCGGCATCCTGCAGCGGCGGCTGTTCCATGAAAGCAGCGAGGTCAAGGCCGGCCAGCCGCTTTATCAAATCGCCCCGGCTCCCTTCGAGGCGACGCTGAAGAGCGCCCAGGCGGCGCTGGCGCGCGCCGAGGCCACGCTGGCATCCAACAAGCTCAAGGTGGAGCGCTACCGGCAGCTGGTGGACGTCAATGCCATCAGCCGGCAGGAATACGACGACGCGCAGGCCACCTTGCGCCAGAACGAGGCCGCCATCAGCGAGGCCCGCGCCGCGGTGCAGAGCGCGAAGATCAATCTCGGCTACACGCGCGTGACGGCGCCGATCGGCGGGCGCATCGGCCGCTCGCTGGTCACGGAGGGCGCCTTGGTCACCGCGGATCAGCCCACGGCACTGACCACCGTCACCCAGCTCGATCCCATCTACGTGGACATCTCCCAGCCCGCCACCGAACTGCTGCGCCTGCGCCGCGAGCTGGAAAGCGGCCAATTGCAGCGCGCCAGCGGCAGCGCGGCCAAGGTCCGGCTGGTCCTGGAGGACGGCAGCGAGTACGCCCAGGACGGCAAGATGGAGATCACCGAAGTCACCGTCGATCCAAGCACGGGCTCGGTGGCGCTGCGCGCGGTCTTCCCCAATCCCGACCGCCTGCTGCTGCCCGGCATGTTCGTGCGCGCCCGCCTGCAGGAGGGCGTGCGCGAGCAGGCCATTCTGGCGCCGCAGCAGGGCGTTACCCGCAATCCCAAGGGCGAGCCCACCGCGCTGGTGGTCGGCCCCGGCAACAAGGTGGAGCAGCGCGTGCTCAAGACCGAGCGCACCGTGGGCAACATGTGGCTGGTCAGCGAGGGTCTGAAGCCCGGTGATCAGTTGATCACGGAAGGCTTGCAGTTCATCCATCCCGGTGACGTGGTCCGGGTCAAGCCGGCGACCAACGTGGGCGGACCGGCGGCGCCGGGACAGGCCGGCCCGGCCGCGTCCATGGCCCGCAGCGCCCAATAA